In Octopus bimaculoides isolate UCB-OBI-ISO-001 chromosome 5, ASM119413v2, whole genome shotgun sequence, a genomic segment contains:
- the LOC106872171 gene encoding uncharacterized protein LOC106872171 isoform X2 — MTSVKVARHDNIGFFENLDDKSHLSKNNLPEYSIGTAFQNRDNHSNPSAEDIVYNEAVMRGAFVQFLRRLADQVENGIIPLFDAMTFSPCNTISINEDVSHSSNTFKMSPPTPPLPQSPSQPSLAPLLPTTPEEIQMHSGCHSMLQHHQKRDSFHQQQILQQRKLLEQQHQQHCEQQLQLSHHMSEMNNINLDDDNVDADTNNNVNDDDDRYNNDLIVESSFSSDTLNSNGQFKQETNFQLSSQEHISDGVFPEDSIKHQMVPLLSVVETSGSDTYPDIVVDNLQLQVLMDRIVNAKRPISPVSMHYFSLSVLQGAINLVFSKWELKHSSGLGLRRTKAESGCPLDRRKVDAIEI; from the exons ATGACATCAGTCAAAGTTGCCAGACATGATAACATTGGTTTCTTTGAAAACTTGGATGACAAATCTCACTTAAGTAAGAACAATCTCCCAGAATATAGTATTGGAACAGCATTCCAGAATAGAGATAACCACTCTAATCCATCAG CTGAAGATATTGTCTATAATGAAGCAGTGATGCGTGGTGCATTTGTGCAGTTTCTGCGACGATTAGCTGACCAAGTTGAAAATGGAATCATCCCTCTCTTTGATGCTATGACTTTCAGTCCATGCAATACAATATCTATTAATGAAGACGTTAGCCATAGCAGCAACACATTCAAAAtgtctccaccaacaccaccactaccacaatcaccatcacaaccatctcTTGCACCCCTGCTGCCAACAACTCCTGAAGAAATCCAGATGCACTCAGGATGTCATTCGATGCTGCAACATCACCAGAAAAGAGACTCatttcatcaacaacaaatactGCAACAAAGAAAACTGcttgaacaacaacatcaacaacattgtgaacaacaactacaactctCACATCATATGTCTGAAATGAATAATATCaatcttgatgatgataatgtggatgctgataccaataataatgttaatgatgatgatgatagatacaaTAATGATCTCATTGTCGAATCCTCCTTCTCATCTGATACTCTTAACAGTAATGGTCAGTTTAAGCAAGAAACCAATTTCCAACTTAGTAGTCAAGAACACATCTCTGATGGAGTCTTTCCAGAAGATTCCATCAAACATCAG ATGGTTCCATTACTCAGTGTTGTTGAAACCAGTGGATCTGATACCTACCCAGACATTGTTGTTGATAATCTACAATTACAAGTTCTCATGGACCGAATAGTCAATGCCAAGAGGCCAATTTCACCTGTTAGCATGCACTATTTCAGTCTTTCAGTTTTGCAAGGAGCAATTAATTTGGTCTTTTCCAAATGGGAACTAAAACATTCTTCGGGTCTTGGTCTAAGACGCACAAAGGCAGAAAGTGGATGTCCTCTCGATCGTAGAAAAGTCGATGCTATTGAAA TCTAG
- the LOC106872171 gene encoding uncharacterized protein LOC106872171 isoform X1, translating to MTSVKVARHDNIGFFENLDDKSHLSKNNLPEYSIGTAFQNRDNHSNPSAEDIVYNEAVMRGAFVQFLRRLADQVENGIIPLFDAMTFSPCNTISINEDVSHSSNTFKMSPPTPPLPQSPSQPSLAPLLPTTPEEIQMHSGCHSMLQHHQKRDSFHQQQILQQRKLLEQQHQQHCEQQLQLSHHMSEMNNINLDDDNVDADTNNNVNDDDDRYNNDLIVESSFSSDTLNSNGQFKQETNFQLSSQEHISDGVFPEDSIKHQMVPLLSVVETSGSDTYPDIVVDNLQLQVLMDRIVNAKRPISPVSMHYFSLSVLQGAINLVFSKWELKHSSGLGLRRTKAESGCPLDRRKVDAIETFYLSLCNEYQLTKVSKAIFHKAFTIKISNAKRDHRKS from the exons ATGACATCAGTCAAAGTTGCCAGACATGATAACATTGGTTTCTTTGAAAACTTGGATGACAAATCTCACTTAAGTAAGAACAATCTCCCAGAATATAGTATTGGAACAGCATTCCAGAATAGAGATAACCACTCTAATCCATCAG CTGAAGATATTGTCTATAATGAAGCAGTGATGCGTGGTGCATTTGTGCAGTTTCTGCGACGATTAGCTGACCAAGTTGAAAATGGAATCATCCCTCTCTTTGATGCTATGACTTTCAGTCCATGCAATACAATATCTATTAATGAAGACGTTAGCCATAGCAGCAACACATTCAAAAtgtctccaccaacaccaccactaccacaatcaccatcacaaccatctcTTGCACCCCTGCTGCCAACAACTCCTGAAGAAATCCAGATGCACTCAGGATGTCATTCGATGCTGCAACATCACCAGAAAAGAGACTCatttcatcaacaacaaatactGCAACAAAGAAAACTGcttgaacaacaacatcaacaacattgtgaacaacaactacaactctCACATCATATGTCTGAAATGAATAATATCaatcttgatgatgataatgtggatgctgataccaataataatgttaatgatgatgatgatagatacaaTAATGATCTCATTGTCGAATCCTCCTTCTCATCTGATACTCTTAACAGTAATGGTCAGTTTAAGCAAGAAACCAATTTCCAACTTAGTAGTCAAGAACACATCTCTGATGGAGTCTTTCCAGAAGATTCCATCAAACATCAG ATGGTTCCATTACTCAGTGTTGTTGAAACCAGTGGATCTGATACCTACCCAGACATTGTTGTTGATAATCTACAATTACAAGTTCTCATGGACCGAATAGTCAATGCCAAGAGGCCAATTTCACCTGTTAGCATGCACTATTTCAGTCTTTCAGTTTTGCAAGGAGCAATTAATTTGGTCTTTTCCAAATGGGAACTAAAACATTCTTCGGGTCTTGGTCTAAGACGCACAAAGGCAGAAAGTGGATGTCCTCTCGATCGTAGAAAAGTCGATGCTATTGAAA CATTTTATTTATCCCTGTGTAATGAGTACCAACTGACAAAAGTATCCAAGGCCATATTTCATAAAGCTTTCACAATAAAAATCAGCAATGCCAAACGTGATCATCGAAAATCATAA